Proteins encoded within one genomic window of Raineyella fluvialis:
- a CDS encoding ABC transporter permease, with the protein MTTILTRPDVASATPIPVTVRPRGAATSSSADQVVRRHRDRHRHRMAPPRWLSLLVLVLGWQVTGSTGLLPGDVLATPATIAATAWQLLTNGQLIDALGVSLGRVGIGLVTGLLAGTVLGLLTGLSRWGDALVDPPLQALRTLPHLGLVPLFILWFGIGEFPKVLLIALGVMFPIYLNLHSAVRGVDRALLEVAAVNGLGRWRTLREVILPSVTAPWLVALRQALAIAWLTLIVSEQVNASAGLGYLINNARDFLQTDVIVVGLVVYAVLGLVSDGIVRGAEHRFLAWRAGTVLR; encoded by the coding sequence ATGACCACCATCCTGACCAGACCCGATGTCGCATCCGCGACGCCGATTCCCGTCACCGTACGCCCGAGGGGCGCCGCGACGTCCTCCAGCGCCGACCAGGTTGTCCGGCGGCACCGCGATCGCCATCGCCATCGCATGGCCCCGCCGCGATGGCTGAGCCTCCTCGTGCTGGTCCTCGGCTGGCAGGTGACCGGGAGCACCGGTCTCCTGCCGGGCGACGTCCTCGCGACGCCGGCCACCATCGCCGCCACCGCCTGGCAACTGCTGACCAACGGCCAGCTCATCGACGCGCTCGGTGTCTCCCTGGGCCGGGTCGGCATCGGTCTGGTCACCGGCCTGCTGGCGGGCACGGTGCTGGGGCTGCTCACCGGCCTGTCCCGGTGGGGAGACGCCCTCGTCGATCCGCCGCTGCAGGCGCTGCGTACGCTTCCCCATCTGGGCCTGGTGCCGCTGTTCATCCTGTGGTTCGGGATCGGTGAGTTCCCCAAGGTCCTGCTCATCGCCCTGGGTGTGATGTTCCCGATCTACCTCAACCTGCACAGCGCCGTGCGTGGCGTGGACCGCGCGCTGCTCGAGGTGGCCGCCGTCAACGGGCTGGGCCGGTGGCGTACTCTCCGCGAGGTCATCCTCCCCTCGGTCACCGCGCCGTGGCTGGTGGCGCTGCGGCAAGCGCTGGCCATCGCCTGGCTGACGCTGATCGTCTCCGAACAGGTCAACGCCAGCGCCGGTCTCGGCTACCTGATCAACAACGCCCGCGACTTCCTGCAGACCGACGTGATCGTGGTCGGGCTGGTGGTCTATGCGGTCCTCGGTCTGGTCTCCGACGGAATCGTCCGGGGCGCCGAACACCGCTTCCTCGCCTGGCGCGCAGGGACGGTGCTGCGATGA
- a CDS encoding ABC transporter ATP-binding protein, which produces MTPTLPGTSLPRTDLPPTTVSLRSVSRRYGKSTVLDGLDLDIGAGDFVALLGRSGSGKSTLLRALAGLDAEATGTVEVTGATSVAFQQPRLLPWRRVWQNVVLGLPRTAATRERAAAALAEVDLAGYGERWPATLSGGQAQRVSLARALVREPALLLLDEPFGALDALTRLAMHDVLEELWRRHRFAVLLVTHDVDEAVRLADRLLVLRDGRIQADHRNPTDRPRTRAATADLRQQVLTDLGVTHHD; this is translated from the coding sequence ATGACCCCGACTCTGCCCGGCACGTCTCTGCCCCGCACCGACCTGCCGCCCACCACGGTCTCCCTGCGTTCGGTCAGCCGCCGCTACGGGAAGTCCACCGTCCTCGACGGTCTGGACCTCGACATCGGCGCCGGGGACTTCGTCGCCCTCCTCGGCCGCTCGGGCTCGGGCAAGTCGACCCTGCTGCGGGCGCTCGCCGGTCTCGATGCCGAGGCGACCGGCACCGTCGAGGTCACCGGTGCGACCTCGGTCGCGTTCCAGCAGCCGCGCCTGCTGCCGTGGCGCCGGGTGTGGCAGAACGTCGTCCTGGGGCTTCCCCGCACGGCCGCCACCCGGGAGCGGGCCGCGGCCGCCCTGGCCGAGGTCGACCTCGCCGGCTACGGCGAGCGCTGGCCGGCGACCCTGTCCGGCGGCCAGGCCCAGCGGGTCTCCCTGGCCCGGGCCCTTGTCCGCGAGCCGGCGCTGCTCCTCCTGGACGAACCCTTCGGCGCCCTCGACGCCCTCACCCGGCTGGCGATGCATGACGTCCTCGAGGAGCTGTGGCGCCGCCACCGGTTCGCCGTGCTCCTCGTCACCCATGACGTGGACGAGGCGGTCCGGCTCGCCGATCGTCTCCTCGTCCTGCGGGACGGCCGCATCCAGGCCGACCACCGCAACCCCACCGACCGGCCCCGTACCCGCGCGGCCACCGCAGACCTGCGCCAGCAGGTCCTCACCGATCTGGGAGTGACCCACCATGACTGA
- a CDS encoding universal stress protein — MSDTVVCCTDGSDVSLAAIEAGLSLLDRSRWTIQVVTAVPDIILDPGVPGPMPGGSFSTAFVATDLAAAREEARESGREVGVGIAGRLGLAPESVRVLVGPPGPVVVDHLAAVGAALVIVGSRGLGGAARLVLGSFSEHLVRHAPCPVLVGGGEVEAPPAGPVVVCVDGSERSVRAGAAVVPLLARDLPLAVATVVGPPRSVGEGAFEELVERRQADEAEQILVAAATALQVPDTEFLPLVGEDAADALVALAEGESVRALVIGSRGRGGFVRAVLGSTADRVLREAPCLVCVVPGLE, encoded by the coding sequence ATGAGCGACACGGTGGTCTGCTGCACGGACGGTTCAGATGTTTCGTTGGCGGCGATCGAGGCCGGCCTGTCGCTGCTCGACCGGTCGCGCTGGACGATCCAGGTCGTCACGGCGGTCCCTGACATCATCCTCGACCCGGGCGTGCCCGGCCCTATGCCGGGCGGGTCGTTCAGCACCGCGTTCGTCGCCACCGACCTGGCGGCGGCGCGCGAGGAGGCCCGGGAGTCCGGCCGGGAGGTCGGCGTCGGCATCGCCGGGCGGTTGGGGCTGGCGCCGGAGTCCGTACGGGTGCTGGTGGGGCCGCCCGGTCCCGTCGTGGTCGATCACCTCGCAGCGGTCGGGGCGGCTCTGGTTATCGTCGGTTCCCGAGGGCTGGGTGGGGCCGCCCGCCTCGTCCTCGGCTCGTTCTCGGAGCACCTTGTCCGGCACGCGCCGTGTCCGGTCCTGGTCGGCGGCGGAGAGGTCGAGGCGCCGCCCGCCGGTCCCGTGGTGGTCTGCGTGGACGGCTCGGAGCGCTCGGTCCGTGCCGGGGCGGCTGTCGTGCCGCTGCTGGCGCGTGATCTGCCGCTGGCGGTGGCCACTGTCGTGGGGCCGCCACGGTCCGTCGGGGAAGGGGCTTTCGAGGAGTTGGTGGAACGTCGCCAGGCCGACGAGGCCGAGCAGATCCTGGTGGCGGCCGCCACCGCCCTGCAGGTGCCGGACACCGAGTTCCTCCCCCTGGTCGGCGAGGACGCCGCCGACGCGCTGGTCGCCCTCGCCGAGGGGGAGTCCGTCCGTGCGCTCGTGATCGGATCGCGCGGCCGCGGGGGATTCGTCCGGGCCGTGCTCGGGTCGACCGCCGATCGGGTCCTGCGCGAGGCGCCGTGCCTGGTGTGCGTGGTGCCGGGGCTGGAGTGA